The Vibrio echinoideorum DNA window ATCAAGGTATTGCAGAGCGCGATTTCGAACGTAAATTCCAACTGGCTGACTATGTAAAAGTCGTAGGCGCAAGCATGGAAAATGGTCTTCTTCATATCGACCTAGAACGCGAAATCCCAGAAGCGATGCAACCGCGTAAGATTGCTATCAACGGTAATAGCCTACTAGAAGGGTAATTGCTGTTAGCTCCTTAGAGCTAAAAAATATCGGGAAGTAGAAGTGAAAGAGCACCAATACCTTGAAGAAGGATGGTGCTCTTTTTGTATTTGGCCTACAGTAACCTAAAAGGTCTTATTACTGTTCTGAGTAAGCCTTTTTCACTTCTTCAGCAATGATAGCAATGCCTTTTTGCATTGCTTCATCATCTTGTACGTAGTTCATACGCAAGCACTGGTGAGCATGATCCCACTCATCTTCTTGACCGATAAAGAAGTACTCTCCCGGAACAATTAATACACCACGAGCTTTGAGGCGATCGTACAGCTCCATAGTGGTAATCGGCAGCTCATCAAACCATAGCCATAAGAAAATCGCGCCTTCAGGCTTGTGGATACGGAAACGAGGGTCATCGATCGCTTCTTGTAAGAGCTCAACTGCACGTAGAGATTTATCTTTATAGAAAGGTTTGATTACCTCGCTGCTTAAGCGCAGTAAATCGCCTTTTTCAATCATGTGGTTAGCAATCGCAGGACCAACACTATTGGGTGCTAGGCTAATAATGCCATTCATGTTGGTCAGTGCTTGTGTTACTTCTTCGCTCGCAATCACGATACCGCAACGCACGCCTGGCAAGCCAAGCTTGGATAGGCTCATGCATAGAATCGTATTTTCATTCCAGAACGGTTCAACATCTTCAAAGATGATGTTTGGAAACGGTAAGCCGTAAGCATTATCGATCAGCAGAGGAATGTTGTTTTTACGCGCCAGTTTATCCAGCTTAAGTACTTCTTCGTCGGTTAGTACGTTGCCGGTTGGGTTAGTTGGACGAGAAGCACAGATAGCCGCTACTGAATCATCAACCTTGAGCTTTTCAAAATCGACGTGGTATTTGAACTGTCTGTTTTCAAGCAACTCTATTTCTGGGTGATATGAGATAAATATATCGTCATCAATGCCAGCATCGCCGTAACCGATGTACTCAGGCGCGATTGGCAGCAAGATTTTCTTGTGTGAGCCATCTGGCTGCTGACCTGCTAACAAGTTGAATAAGTAGAAGAAGCCACTTTGGCTGCCATTAGTTAGGCTAATGTTCTTCTCACTGATGTCCCAGCCGTAAGTATCTTTTAGCATTGTAGCTAACGACTTGATGAAGCTGTCTTTGCCTTGCGGACCATCGTAGTTGGCGAGGGCGGCGATGAGTTCTCCACTGGCGAGCATATCGGCACTGGCTTGGTTAAAGTAATCGAGCATGGCTGGGATAGCGGCTGGGTTGCCACCACCGAGCATGATTGCGCCAGGAGTGCGCAGGCCATCATTCAAATCATCCATCAAACGAGTGATTCCAGAGTATCGATTAAATTTTTCACCAAACTTAGAGAACTGCATTACTTATTTTACCTAATTCATTGTGATTGCTTGTTATGTGTCATTAAGGCAGACCTTATGTCTACCATCAGTGTGTTCCTTGAACATACCGCAATGTTTTTGCGACGCATAGCGCCAAATGCGCTAACGCGAAAAAAACTTCTATAAAGTTTAACTAATGAGTGCCTGCTTTCTTATTGAATGAGTGTTTCGTGATAAAAAAAGGAGAAGCCTAAGCTTCTCCTTTTAGTTTCTACTGATTATTTCAATGAACGTTTACTTCGTTCCGGTGTAAACAACCAATACTTTGTCATCTTGGTATTGGCGTTCGAAGGCATAGTAGCCCTTGCTGTTACGGATTATGTGTTTACCTTGGGCAATCGATGGGTGGCGCTGACGGAATTGACCAAGCGTCTGCCAATGTTCTAACAGTTGTGCTCGTTCACCGGTGATTTGATCCCAAGGCATGTCAGAGCGAGTCCCTTGCATTGGGTCTGATCCTGTCGGGCCGAAATCACGAGCGATTTCATCACCGTAATAGATCTGCACCGCACCGGGAGCCAACATCAATGCGTTTGCTGCTTTGGTCTGTTTCGCAAAGTCACTGCCGTGTTGTGTCCAGAATAAAGAAGTGTCGTGAGACGATAGGTAACTCAACACGTTGAATTCACTGTCGTTGTTGATCTTGTCTGCGTAGCGCAGGTAGTCAGCATCGAGATCGGATAAGCATTTAAGCGCCTTAGGTGCGATATCACTCTGGAATTCAAAGTTGATTATCGAATCAAAGCCATTAGCGAAGTAATCTGATTTCACTACGCTGTGCGCCCACACTTCACCCGTCATCCAAAAGGGCAGGTCATCTAAGGCTTTATCTGGGTTGTTCTGCTTCCATTCTGCAAGCGCTTGGTTCGTGCTCTCTTTAAGCTCTGCCCATGCCTCTAGCTCAACGTGCTTAGCGGTATCGACTCTGAAACCATCGACACCGTAGTCGCGCACCCAGTCAGACAACCAAGTGATGAGATGCTCTCGAGGTGTTTTGAGTTCATCCGTGGCGCTGGTGGATTTGTTGAGATAGAAGTTAGGTAGCCCAGTAGTTTCTGTCGATTCTGTTTTGAAATCGGGCAGGTGCGCCAAAGACATGGTGAGGTTGTTGTACCCCGGTGAGTCATAAGCGCCGATATCACTGCGTAACCACGCTTTACCCCACCACTTTTCCCAAGCGTCTTGGTCGCTGTAGGATATGAAGTTATTGAAGTAGTGCCAGTTTTGATCTGCCTTTGGTTGCCAGTCGGTCCAGTTCTCACCAAGCGTTTGTTTGGCTTGTTCATCGGTAAGGTTGAGTTTACCAAAGTCGAATTCTTGCATGTCGGCAAGCGTTGCGTAACCCGTGTGGTTCATTACCACATCCCAGACGACGCGAATGCCTTTGCTATGAGCTGTATCGATAAAGGTTTTAAGTTCATCCTCTGTGCCCATGTTGTCATCAAGCTTGGTCCAGTCTTGATGGTAATAGCCGTGGTAGCCATAGTGTTTGAAGTCACCGCGATCACCACCGCCAACCCAGCCGTGGATTTGCTCTAGTGGAGAGGTAATCCAGATAGCATTGGCCCCGAGCGATTCAATATAGTCGAGCTTTTCGGTTAAGCCTGCTAGGTCACCACCGTGGAAGGTGCCGATTTCATCTTGTCCATCTTGACTGCGACCATAGCTATTGTCGTTGTCAGGGTTACCGTTGTGGAAGCGATCGGTCATCACGAAGTAAACCGTGGCGTTGTCCCAGCTAAAATCAGCTTTGGTTTCTGGTTCTACTTTCTCTAGCAGTAGAACACCTTGGCTGTTTTCTGCAGGCTGCATGGTGACATTGCCGTTACTGACGGTAGCTTCGATGCCAGAAAGGGCATCTCTAACTAAAGTGCCATCATCAAAGGTTTGAGCAACGTTGATGGTGGTTGGTTGGTCACTAGGTACTGGGCAGGCAAAACTTTGAGCTTGTTGCTGTTTTGGCTTTACTTGAACCGTGAGCTCATTGGTCTGAGGGTTCAACGTAAATTGGTAGGTATTAGCGCGAAAGACTTTGATAGCGATTTCAGATTTTTCGGCACAATCGTCTAGGCGAAGGGGTTTATTGAATTTGATGCGACTCTCTTCAGCCAGCGCAAAGTTAGTACCACAGGTATTTTGAGCGTCACTGATAGAGAAGGTATAACTACCTTTACCGAGTTCCTGTTCCGCAATCACTGTGCCTTTACCTGTTGATTCAAATACGAGTGTATCGTTATCAATTGTCAGTAGTAAGCGGTTGTCATTGGTTTGGCTGCATGCGCTGAGTGCGAGTATAGAAAGCGCGAGTACTGTTTTTTTCATTGTTCCCTTCCCCTGAATAAACAGGTCAGTTATAGCAAACAATGCCCTCTACAGTCTGAGTGCTGTTTCATTCAGTTGGTCAATAATACCTCTACAAACAAATGCTTGGTTCACAAAAACAAAAAGGGAAGCTTTCGCTTCCCTTTGGGTATTTACCGTTAGTTACTTTAAGCATTACCTAGAGCAACTACT harbors:
- a CDS encoding alpha-amylase; this encodes MKKTVLALSILALSACSQTNDNRLLLTIDNDTLVFESTGKGTVIAEQELGKGSYTFSISDAQNTCGTNFALAEESRIKFNKPLRLDDCAEKSEIAIKVFRANTYQFTLNPQTNELTVQVKPKQQQAQSFACPVPSDQPTTINVAQTFDDGTLVRDALSGIEATVSNGNVTMQPAENSQGVLLLEKVEPETKADFSWDNATVYFVMTDRFHNGNPDNDNSYGRSQDGQDEIGTFHGGDLAGLTEKLDYIESLGANAIWITSPLEQIHGWVGGGDRGDFKHYGYHGYYHQDWTKLDDNMGTEDELKTFIDTAHSKGIRVVWDVVMNHTGYATLADMQEFDFGKLNLTDEQAKQTLGENWTDWQPKADQNWHYFNNFISYSDQDAWEKWWGKAWLRSDIGAYDSPGYNNLTMSLAHLPDFKTESTETTGLPNFYLNKSTSATDELKTPREHLITWLSDWVRDYGVDGFRVDTAKHVELEAWAELKESTNQALAEWKQNNPDKALDDLPFWMTGEVWAHSVVKSDYFANGFDSIINFEFQSDIAPKALKCLSDLDADYLRYADKINNDSEFNVLSYLSSHDTSLFWTQHGSDFAKQTKAANALMLAPGAVQIYYGDEIARDFGPTGSDPMQGTRSDMPWDQITGERAQLLEHWQTLGQFRQRHPSIAQGKHIIRNSKGYYAFERQYQDDKVLVVYTGTK
- a CDS encoding valine--pyruvate transaminase, producing the protein MQFSKFGEKFNRYSGITRLMDDLNDGLRTPGAIMLGGGNPAAIPAMLDYFNQASADMLASGELIAALANYDGPQGKDSFIKSLATMLKDTYGWDISEKNISLTNGSQSGFFYLFNLLAGQQPDGSHKKILLPIAPEYIGYGDAGIDDDIFISYHPEIELLENRQFKYHVDFEKLKVDDSVAAICASRPTNPTGNVLTDEEVLKLDKLARKNNIPLLIDNAYGLPFPNIIFEDVEPFWNENTILCMSLSKLGLPGVRCGIVIASEEVTQALTNMNGIISLAPNSVGPAIANHMIEKGDLLRLSSEVIKPFYKDKSLRAVELLQEAIDDPRFRIHKPEGAIFLWLWFDELPITTMELYDRLKARGVLIVPGEYFFIGQEDEWDHAHQCLRMNYVQDDEAMQKGIAIIAEEVKKAYSEQ